The Arachis hypogaea cultivar Tifrunner chromosome 14, arahy.Tifrunner.gnm2.J5K5, whole genome shotgun sequence genome has a segment encoding these proteins:
- the LOC112741630 gene encoding transcription factor bHLH148, whose amino-acid sequence MKLNSEMGSSSLIPTALTSTPSRDSHVHNHNKKKKPHSKNHKQKNNRQVNKWKSQTQQNLYSTKLRQALAGSTLSGSGKSIRETADRVLASAARGRSRWSRAILTNRLKLSFMKNKIKKKKKRVGPVVRSRRTRTRLNVVRLKVKTVPAVQKKVRLLGRLVPGCRKEPLPVILEEAIDYIPALEMQVRAMTALANLLLANSSSPSSSSSPSSSSSSSSGHAPPT is encoded by the coding sequence ATGAAACTCAATTCAGAGATGGGTTCATCATCTCTGATCCCAACAGCACTCACCTCTACCCCATCACGTGACTCGCACGTGCACAACCacaacaagaagaaaaagcctCATTCCAAGAACCACAAACAGAAGAACAACCGCCAAGTCAACAAATGGAAATCCCAAACACAACAAAACCTCTACTCCACCAAACTCCGGCAAGCCCTCGCCGGATCCACCCTCTCGGGCAGCGGTAAGTCCATCCGCGAAACCGCCGACAGAGTTCTTGCCAGCGCCGCAAGAGGTAGAAGCCGGTGGAGCCGCGCCATACTCACGAACCGGCTCAAGCTGAGCTTCATGAAGaacaagataaagaagaagaagaaaagagtggGACCGGTGGTCAGGTCGAGAAGAACAAGAACCCGGTTGAACGTGGTTCGATTGAAGGTAAAGACAGTTCCGGCGGTTCAGAAGAAAGTGAGGTTGTTGGGAAGGTTGGTTCCTGGTTGCAGGAAGGAACCTCTTCCGGTGATTCTAGAAGAAGCCATTGATTATATACCTGCTCTTGAGATGCAGGTTCGCGCCATGACTGCTCTCGCTAACTTGTTGTTAGcaaattcttcttctccttcttcttcttcttctccttcttcttcttcttcttcttcctccggTCATGCTCCTCCCACCTGA